Below is a window of Aggregicoccus sp. 17bor-14 DNA.
CGCCTCGCCGAGCAAGTTCCTCAAGGAGTACGACAACACGCTGGAGGAGGCGCGCGCGGACCTGGTCGCGCTCTACCACGCCTTCGACCCCGCCCTCACCGAGCTCTCCCCGGACGCGGAAGCCGTGGCGCGCCAGATGTACCGCGACTTCCTGGTGGAGGGGCTCACCGCGCTCGAGCGCGTGAAGGTGGGCGACGCCTTCGAGGAGGACCACCAGCGCGGCCACCACATGACGGTGAGCTACCTGATGCAGCAGGGCTCGGTGGCGCAGGTGAAGCAGGGTGGGCGCAGCTACTGGGTGGTGAAGGACTTCGCGAAGATGCGCGAGGGCGTGGGCGAGCTGCTCGGCAAGCTGATGGTCATCAAGGCCACGGGCGACTACGCGGGCATCCGCGACCTGGTGCAGAAGTACGGCGTGAAGTTCGACCCGAAGCTGCGCGACGAGGTGGCGGCGCGCGTGAAGAAGGCGAAGGTGCCCACGGTGCTCTTCATGTCCAGCCCGCGCCTGCAGCCGGTGCTGGGCGCCGAAGGCGCGGTGGTGGACCTGAAGGTGACGCACGGCCAGCCCTTCATCGAGCAGCACCTGGAGCGCAGCCTGCTCGGGCGCCTGCCGCCCACGGACGCGACGCGCATCGCCGCGAACCTCGAGTCCTCGCCGGCGGCCCTGCGCCAGGCCTTCCGCGACCTCGGCTGGCGCCCGCCCAAGCCCGTCAAGTGAGCCCCCGGCGCGCTCAGGGGCCCGCGGTGCGCCTCTCCCGCGAGGAGGCCGCGCGCTTCCTCGTGGGCCACCAGCACCTCGCCGCGCCCGACTTCTCCCCGGGCGTGCGCGGGGTGCGCCAGCTGCTCCTGCAACTGCGTTGCATCCAGCTGGACCCCCTGGACGTGCTGGGCACCAACGCGGACCTGGTGGCGCTCGCGCGGGTGGAGGGCCTGCGCAAGGGGGACGTGTACCGGGCCCTCTTGCCGGGCCACGCCTTCGAGCACTTCGCGAAGGAGCGCTGCCTCCTGCCCGCGTACGCCTTTCCCTACTACCGCGACCGCGCGGCGCAGGCGCCGTGGTGGCGGCTCGGGGACCGCGAGCAGCGCCTGCCCCCGCAGGTGGTGGAGCGCGTGCTGCACGAGGTGCGCGAGCGCGGCCCCGTGAGCGCCGCCGAGCTCACCGACCACGGCAGCGTGGTGCCCATCGACTGGAGCGGCTGGAAGGGCACGGGCCGGGCCACCGCGATGGCGCTCGAGGTGCTGTGGACGCGCTGCCAGGTGGTGGTGTGCGGACGCGAGCCGCGCGGCAAGCGCTACGACGTGCCGGAGCGCGCGCTGCCGAAGGTGGCCGGCGTGCAGGTGGCGCACGCGGGGAATGCGGAGGAGGCCTTCCTGCGCTGGGCGCTGCTCGAGCGCGTCGAGGCGGCGGGTCTGCTCAGCCGCGCGGGGGGTGCGCACTGGAGCATGCTCGCCCCGGTGCGCACCTCGGGGCTGCCGGACGCGCTGGTCGCGGAGGGGCTGCTCGAGGAGGTGGAGGTGGAGGGCTCTCCGCGCCGCTACCTGGCGCCGAGGGGCTTTCGCGCGCGGCGCCACCCGGAGCCGGACGGGCGCATGCGCCTCCTCGGGCCGCTGGACCCGCTGCTGTGGGACCGCGAGCTGGTGCGCTGCGCCTTCGGCTTCGAGTACGTGTGGGAGGTGTACAAGCCCGAGCACCAGCGGCGCTGGGGCTGGTACGTGTGCCCGCTGCTGCACCGGGGGCAGCTGGTGGGAAGGCTCGAGGGGCGCGTGGAGGAGGGTGCGCTCGTGGTGAGCCGGCTGTGGCGCGAGCGGGGGCGCGGCTTCGACGAGGACGCGCTCGATGCCGCGCTCGCACGCCACGCCGAGGCGCTGGGCGCCGCGCGGGTGAAGCGCCCGCGGCGGGCGAAGGGCTGAGCGCGCGGCTCGACCTGGCCCTGCGGGTGCGTCTAGGGTCCCGCGGCGACATGGCCCTCCCGCTCCGCCCGCTCGCCCTCGCGCTGCTGCTGCTCGCCGCCTGCTCGGACACGCCCGCGATTCCCGGCCCCGGCACGCCCACGCCGGACGCTGGAGGGCCGCCCGAGCCCGCGGCGCCCATCGCGCTCGTGCTCGCCCCCGCGCCGCCGGACGAGGGGCTCCGCGCGGACGCCCAGGGCGCGCTCACGGCGGTGGGCGAGGTGCAGCGCTACCTCGTGACCCTGGAGGGAGCGCGGGTGCTCTACTTCCAGCTCAGCACCGCGGCGCAAGGCGCGGCGTC
It encodes the following:
- a CDS encoding DNA glycosylase AlkZ-like family protein gives rise to the protein MRLSREEAARFLVGHQHLAAPDFSPGVRGVRQLLLQLRCIQLDPLDVLGTNADLVALARVEGLRKGDVYRALLPGHAFEHFAKERCLLPAYAFPYYRDRAAQAPWWRLGDREQRLPPQVVERVLHEVRERGPVSAAELTDHGSVVPIDWSGWKGTGRATAMALEVLWTRCQVVVCGREPRGKRYDVPERALPKVAGVQVAHAGNAEEAFLRWALLERVEAAGLLSRAGGAHWSMLAPVRTSGLPDALVAEGLLEEVEVEGSPRRYLAPRGFRARRHPEPDGRMRLLGPLDPLLWDRELVRCAFGFEYVWEVYKPEHQRRWGWYVCPLLHRGQLVGRLEGRVEEGALVVSRLWRERGRGFDEDALDAALARHAEALGAARVKRPRRAKG